A genomic window from Helicobacter suis HS1 includes:
- a CDS encoding sulfatase-like hydrolase/transferase gives MNRLVLDSRFFLMWLVPIVASFFSVERSIHDYRYILRIGFYDLLLFYLFYSLLGLIKYPGLVKFLKNTMLILSLSLAFIDFFVSYYFYMDFTPSLVGTMLTTNARESYEFLTSMVFPHAGLILGYVVFCVAFLYAVRFKLTLSYKANAYTLGVLIAMFSLHFARIVHFRGGIHGALTHIPPVPLIKEISAIYACLHDYASYASAVIKYKGFKPYTKDYLSTDKDSVPNVVLIIGESASKNFMGVYGYSVPDTPFLSSLQEREREIAKFIYL, from the coding sequence GTGAATAGACTTGTTTTAGATAGCCGCTTTTTTCTGATGTGGCTAGTGCCTATTGTGGCTAGCTTTTTTTCGGTAGAGCGGAGTATTCATGATTACAGGTATATACTCCGGATTGGCTTTTACGACCTTTTGCTTTTTTACCTGTTTTATTCTCTGCTAGGTCTTATCAAATACCCGGGTTTAGTCAAGTTTTTGAAAAATACGATGCTAATTCTAAGTTTAAGCCTGGCTTTTATAGATTTTTTTGTCTCTTATTATTTTTACATGGATTTTACACCCTCTTTAGTGGGCACTATGCTAACCACTAATGCAAGGGAGAGTTATGAGTTTTTAACTAGTATGGTATTTCCCCATGCCGGGCTTATTTTAGGCTATGTGGTGTTCTGTGTAGCTTTTTTATATGCGGTGCGTTTTAAACTAACTTTGAGTTACAAAGCTAATGCATATACATTGGGGGTTCTTATTGCCATGTTCTCTTTGCATTTTGCTAGGATTGTCCACTTCAGAGGAGGAATACATGGAGCATTAACACACATACCACCAGTTCCACTCATCAAAGAAATCTCTGCTATTTATGCGTGTTTGCACGACTACGCTAGTTACGCTAGTGCTGTAATAAAATATAAGGGCTTCAAACCCTATACTAAGGATTATTTAAGTACGGACAAAGACAGCGTGCCCAATGTGGTTTTGATCATTGGTGAAAGTGCGTCTAAAAATTTCATGGGTGTTTATGGCTACAGCGTGCCCGACACACCCTTTTTAAGTAGTTTACAAGAGAGAGAGAGAGAGATCGCAAAATTTATTTATCTTTAG
- a CDS encoding sulfatase-like hydrolase/transferase — protein MISAFAHTYAVFKTLLNYADVENRSIAWYEQKSLGDIFNAAGYKTFWIDNQGLHTWLTSGKRFVIGDIYDVLSHRFTKRYYALAPTDQWVVDTFIEKVQPDLSTKNFVLFHLIGNHGDYNTRFPKNFTKFTPAQIPYANLHTNSDHDRQIVADYANSLYYTDYILSEIFKLFKGKDALIVYLSDHAQDIFESGSTYGHKCSTYGVEIPFIIYVTDVFRQKHPEKLKLIAQAINKPFMSDDLIHSLLPLVGIHTKDNLESKNLFSPAFDTNRKRVYCDFAFGDKNSGEVNPSMQALKKGYAVISVNYRLSKEAPFPAPIFDLKAAVRFIKAHASAYHLNPHMIIAWGYSAGGNLAAMLGTTAGHPELEDLSLGNVRENSHISAVIDFYGPIDFKTMYTQKQEAHMHLRNPDTSPESRYLGQPLSKIKNFVDFSSPQSYVCKKSVSLFYHARTF, from the coding sequence GTGATTTCTGCTTTTGCACACACTTATGCTGTTTTTAAGACTCTTTTAAATTATGCTGATGTGGAGAACCGCTCTATTGCTTGGTATGAACAAAAGAGTTTGGGCGATATTTTTAATGCAGCTGGCTACAAAACTTTTTGGATTGATAATCAGGGTCTTCACACTTGGCTTACTTCCGGAAAAAGGTTTGTGATCGGAGATATCTATGATGTTTTATCGCATCGTTTTACTAAGCGCTATTATGCATTAGCCCCTACCGATCAATGGGTTGTTGACACCTTTATAGAGAAGGTTCAACCAGACCTGAGCACAAAAAATTTTGTTTTATTCCATCTAATAGGCAATCATGGCGATTACAACACCCGCTTCCCCAAAAATTTTACCAAATTCACTCCTGCACAAATCCCCTATGCCAACTTGCACACCAACAGCGATCACGATAGGCAAATTGTAGCAGATTATGCTAACTCACTTTATTATACCGATTATATTTTGAGTGAGATTTTCAAACTTTTCAAAGGTAAAGACGCCCTGATTGTCTATCTATCCGATCACGCCCAAGATATTTTTGAAAGTGGCTCTACTTATGGGCATAAATGCTCTACTTATGGTGTAGAGATCCCTTTTATAATCTATGTTACCGATGTCTTTAGGCAAAAACACCCAGAAAAGCTAAAACTAATCGCTCAGGCGATAAATAAACCCTTTATGAGCGATGATCTAATCCACTCACTTTTGCCCTTAGTGGGTATTCACACTAAAGATAATTTAGAGAGTAAAAACCTTTTTAGTCCCGCCTTTGATACCAATAGAAAAAGGGTCTATTGTGACTTTGCCTTTGGGGATAAAAATAGCGGGGAAGTCAACCCTTCTATGCAAGCTCTTAAAAAAGGTTATGCTGTGATCTCGGTTAACTACCGCCTCTCTAAAGAAGCCCCCTTTCCCGCCCCTATTTTTGATCTCAAAGCAGCCGTGCGCTTTATTAAAGCCCATGCATCAGCCTACCACCTCAACCCTCATATGATCATCGCTTGGGGCTATTCTGCTGGGGGTAATTTAGCCGCCATGCTTGGCACCACAGCAGGTCATCCTGAGCTTGAGGATTTAAGTTTAGGCAATGTAAGGGAAAATAGCCATATAAGCGCGGTGATAGATTTTTATGGCCCCATTGATTTTAAAACCATGTATACACAAAAACAAGAAGCGCATATGCATTTGCGTAATCCAGATACTTCCCCTGAATCGCGCTATCTAGGCCAACCCCTTAGTAAAATCAAAAATTTTGTAGACTTCTCCAGCCCACAAAGTTATGTCTGCAAAAAAAGCGTATCCCTTTTTTATCATGCACGGACTTTCTGA
- a CDS encoding DUF6492 family protein — protein MQEQSVERVDIVIPVKTDIVSLFVNITLPFILKNLPCKKILILTRRENFSKIVGAGLEVLDEDQIDQGLTLRSVHDYLESRGANVNRSGWYFQQFLKFAIAQTDKVGSKYLVWDADCVPLSKITTFVENGKTLIDTTTEHHQPYFDTMDKLWGLHKQVNFSFIAEHFLFEKSLVLKLLDNLFREREREIALVASYS, from the coding sequence ATGCAAGAACAAAGTGTAGAGAGGGTGGATATTGTTATTCCTGTTAAAACAGATATTGTTTCTCTTTTTGTCAACATAACCCTACCCTTTATCTTAAAAAATCTCCCCTGTAAGAAAATTCTTATTCTTACACGGAGGGAAAATTTTTCTAAGATTGTTGGGGCGGGTTTAGAAGTTTTGGATGAAGATCAAATTGATCAAGGTTTGACTTTAAGAAGTGTGCATGACTACTTAGAATCCAGAGGTGCTAATGTTAACCGGAGTGGTTGGTATTTCCAGCAGTTTTTAAAGTTTGCCATAGCACAGACGGATAAAGTGGGCTCTAAATATCTTGTTTGGGACGCTGATTGTGTGCCTCTGTCTAAAATTACAACTTTTGTAGAAAATGGCAAAACTTTAATAGACACAACCACAGAACACCACCAGCCTTATTTTGACACGATGGATAAATTATGGGGTTTGCATAAACAGGTGAATTTTTCCTTTATTGCAGAGCATTTTTTGTTTGAAAAGTCTTTGGTTTTAAAATTACTTGATAATCTGTTCAGAGAGAGAGAGAGAGAGATCGCTTTGGTGGCGTCTTATTCTTGA
- a CDS encoding alpha/beta hydrolase translates to MRIFKTLLWAITLTFPLLALDNPPPPLIGKKHPINLEGVGHKYLNIAYANQSSAQKLDIYLPKQGKAPYPVILAIHGGGFAFGDKNSGEVNPSMQALKKGYAVISVNYRLSKEAPFPAPIFDLKAAVRFIKAHASAYHLNPHMIIAWGYSAGGNLAAMLGTTAGHPELEDLSLGNVRENSHISAVIDFYGPIDFKTMYTQKQEAHMHLRNPDTSPESRYLGQPLSKIKNFVDFSSPQSYVCKKSVPFFIMHGLSDPLVPPKQSAIFAKVLEKAIGTNQVRYVALKGAGHGGEAYPQPENLNLVCVCGVNFV, encoded by the coding sequence ATGCGCATATTTAAAACTCTTTTATGGGCTATAACACTTACATTTCCCCTTTTAGCTCTAGATAACCCGCCTCCTCCCTTAATAGGCAAAAAGCACCCCATTAATCTTGAGGGTGTGGGGCATAAATATTTAAATATTGCCTATGCCAACCAATCAAGCGCCCAAAAGCTAGATATTTATTTGCCCAAACAAGGCAAAGCCCCCTACCCGGTGATTTTAGCCATTCATGGGGGCGGCTTTGCCTTTGGGGATAAAAATAGCGGGGAAGTCAACCCTTCTATGCAAGCTCTTAAAAAAGGTTATGCTGTGATCTCGGTTAACTACCGCCTCTCTAAAGAAGCCCCCTTTCCCGCCCCTATTTTTGATCTCAAAGCAGCCGTGCGCTTTATTAAAGCCCATGCATCAGCCTACCACCTCAACCCTCATATGATCATCGCTTGGGGCTATTCTGCTGGGGGTAATTTAGCCGCCATGCTTGGCACCACAGCAGGTCATCCTGAGCTTGAGGATTTAAGTTTAGGCAATGTAAGGGAAAATAGCCATATAAGCGCGGTGATAGATTTTTATGGCCCCATTGATTTTAAAACCATGTATACACAAAAACAAGAAGCGCATATGCATTTGCGTAATCCAGATACTTCCCCTGAATCGCGCTATCTAGGCCAACCCCTTAGTAAAATCAAAAATTTTGTAGACTTCTCCAGCCCACAAAGTTATGTCTGCAAAAAAAGCGTACCCTTTTTTATCATGCACGGACTTTCTGATCCTCTTGTACCTCCTAAGCAAAGCGCTATTTTTGCTAAAGTCTTAGAAAAAGCTATTGGGACTAATCAGGTGCGCTATGTGGCTCTAAAAGGAGCAGGGCATGGTGGAGAGGCCTATCCTCAGCCTGAAAATTTAAATTTAGTATGTGTTTGCGGTGTAAATTTTGTATGA
- a CDS encoding NAD(P)H-dependent oxidoreductase — MKTLVVLAHPDLTASRVNKALKNAIENEVVLSDLYAKYKDFKFNIPAEQELLVQSNKIVFQFPIFWYSYPPLLKKYFDDVFAYGFACGSSGQALKGKELALCVSLGGKEEAYSALGFGLEELLSPFKATSKFVGAKYGGHFAVFGATQGLSDTELAKKCHEYKGFVA; from the coding sequence ATGAAAACCTTAGTTGTTCTAGCCCATCCAGATTTAACCGCTTCTCGTGTCAATAAAGCTTTGAAAAATGCCATTGAAAACGAAGTTGTTTTGAGTGATCTTTATGCTAAATACAAAGACTTTAAGTTTAATATCCCAGCCGAACAAGAGCTTTTGGTACAAAGTAATAAAATTGTCTTCCAATTCCCTATCTTTTGGTATTCCTATCCACCCTTGCTTAAAAAATATTTTGATGATGTCTTTGCCTATGGCTTTGCTTGTGGTTCTTCTGGGCAGGCTCTAAAGGGTAAAGAACTTGCTCTTTGTGTGAGTTTGGGGGGTAAAGAAGAAGCCTATAGCGCGCTGGGCTTTGGCTTAGAAGAACTGCTTAGCCCCTTTAAAGCCACTAGTAAATTTGTCGGGGCTAAGTATGGGGGGCATTTTGCTGTTTTTGGGGCCACACAAGGTCTAAGCGATACAGAACTGGCCAAAAAATGCCATGAATATAAAGGTTTTGTTGCTTAA
- a CDS encoding glycosyltransferase family protein produces MVSESSLSHSPRPRRLALALMHLYPKAQFFILSPPPCDLSAHFIPFAPLLNSASRSLAKQEQLKTWVEQRNFTPLLWTPNRLEMLQKLKTLIQNLHRKHIQIKALFVEDLALLPAILEQIQNTAPLIVDLREFYPALINHHHFTAPLFAYICSHYLSKAHKTMSVNASIAKLYATTYPNFKLENNYTIYSTPFYANLSASPINPKCIRLIYHGLLAPERHSDNLLELAKGLKDLPLPYHLTIIGLSKHPTFLQDFKSRLKALQSQGLPIDFKQPLPLESIIPSTQDYDIGLLTLPNKSLNL; encoded by the coding sequence ATGGTCTCTGAGAGTAGTTTATCTCACAGCCCTAGACCTAGACGCTTAGCTCTAGCCCTCATGCATCTTTATCCAAAAGCACAATTTTTTATCCTCTCTCCGCCTCCTTGTGATCTTAGCGCTCATTTTATCCCCTTTGCTCCTTTGCTAAATTCAGCTAGCCGTAGCCTAGCCAAGCAAGAACAATTAAAAACTTGGGTGGAACAAAGAAATTTTACCCCCCTTTTATGGACGCCAAACCGCCTAGAAATGCTCCAAAAACTAAAAACCCTCATACAAAATTTACACCGCAAACACATTCAAATTAAAGCGCTCTTTGTGGAGGATTTAGCCTTATTGCCGGCTATTTTAGAACAGATACAAAATACCGCCCCTCTTATTGTAGATTTACGGGAGTTTTACCCCGCCCTAATTAATCACCATCATTTCACAGCCCCCCTTTTTGCCTATATCTGCAGCCACTATCTATCTAAGGCGCATAAAACTATGAGTGTGAATGCCTCCATTGCTAAACTTTATGCCACAACTTATCCAAATTTTAAACTAGAAAATAACTACACAATCTACTCTACTCCCTTTTATGCTAATCTCTCTGCAAGTCCTATAAACCCTAAATGTATCCGCTTGATCTACCACGGTCTTTTAGCCCCAGAGCGCCATTCTGATAATCTATTAGAATTAGCTAAAGGGCTTAAAGATTTACCCTTGCCTTATCATTTAACAATCATAGGCTTAAGTAAACACCCCACCTTTTTACAAGACTTTAAAAGCCGTTTAAAAGCCCTTCAATCTCAAGGTTTGCCCATAGATTTTAAACAACCCCTCCCCTTAGAATCTATCATTCCCTCAACACAAGACTATGATATTGGGTTATTAACCCTCCCTAATAAATCTCTTAACCTTTAA
- a CDS encoding DMT family transporter, translating into MNVKLGLLYMLLSGLALGIMGALMKIASGYFSPSENIFYRAFFMLIFLMIFYCFKPFSFKPRKKGAALLLIWRMSLGALGMSLFSYNIYTMSLANATAFNQSSPIFSIAIAFFLFKEPVGFRVFLAGLLGMFGVILISNPHTSGLTWKQIFPGVLNGLIVAVAYSSLHRLKEYYDGSLIVFAVASCMCLLGFLGFFIHLPPFATGYHPMRFSGDIWHWDLWRLAGIGLSGVFGQYFLTRAYMIAPIGLISPMVYSRLLWSTLFGILLGDPWPSLWVGIGMGLIVCSGVLIAIKNQK; encoded by the coding sequence ATGAATGTCAAACTAGGTTTGTTGTATATGCTATTAAGTGGACTGGCTTTAGGAATTATGGGAGCTTTAATGAAAATAGCAAGCGGCTATTTCTCCCCCTCTGAAAATATCTTTTACCGCGCTTTCTTCATGCTTATTTTTTTGATGATCTTTTATTGTTTCAAACCCTTTAGTTTTAAGCCCCGCAAAAAGGGCGCTGCTTTGCTTTTAATATGGCGCATGTCTTTGGGGGCACTTGGCATGTCCTTATTTTCCTATAACATTTACACTATGTCCTTAGCAAATGCCACTGCCTTTAACCAAAGTTCGCCTATCTTTTCTATTGCAATTGCCTTTTTTCTATTTAAAGAACCAGTGGGATTTCGGGTATTTTTAGCAGGCTTATTAGGAATGTTTGGGGTGATTCTTATCTCAAACCCCCACACAAGTGGCCTCACATGGAAGCAGATTTTCCCGGGTGTACTTAATGGCTTGATTGTGGCGGTTGCTTACTCAAGTTTGCACCGCTTAAAAGAATATTATGACGGCTCTTTAATTGTCTTTGCGGTTGCCTCATGTATGTGTCTCTTGGGTTTTTTAGGCTTTTTTATCCATCTGCCACCCTTTGCTACAGGTTATCACCCTATGCGCTTTAGTGGGGATATTTGGCATTGGGATTTGTGGCGCTTGGCTGGTATTGGTTTAAGCGGGGTATTTGGGCAATATTTTTTAACCAGAGCCTACATGATTGCTCCTATCGGGCTTATCTCACCTATGGTTTATAGCCGTCTTCTTTGGAGTACCCTCTTTGGTATTTTGCTTGGAGATCCATGGCCAAGCTTATGGGTAGGAATTGGCATGGGGCTTATTGTGTGTTCGGGGGTTTTAATTGCTATTAAGAATCAAAAATAG
- a CDS encoding glycosyltransferase family protein: MKPKTLLLVAANPLTSPRPYRIYKLLEGQHHLSLMGISKTPLESKNGTQIFTYPPYPKRNFVQECKLYLDVLLKNDHALIYTINRLKIIEVLNETNFDFIFCFDLVLLPIVLAYKKQAKVILDAREYYPDQDSSNIRWRYLFKGFFTRLVETYMPRCNHILSVSKGVQALYAKKGIQSSVFYSMPFYHALTPTPTNPHKIQILYHGGASLNRSFEILKPMMEYLTQTLGDTRFSLTLMLVGTPARLKQLKQTLNMEQIRIIPPVEFKQIIPFSNAFDIGLYFSPPHNLNIKYAMPNKFFEYIQSRLALCVVPNFEMQAIIKRYEIGVVSQTSSPQDLAIALHQLRLEDITLYKQNTNQAAKELCAKQNQELLLKILQSL, encoded by the coding sequence TTGAAACCAAAAACCCTTTTACTTGTGGCAGCCAATCCATTAACTAGCCCGCGCCCTTATCGTATCTATAAACTTTTAGAAGGACAACACCATTTAAGCCTCATGGGGATTAGTAAAACCCCCTTAGAATCTAAAAATGGCACACAAATTTTCACCTACCCACCCTATCCTAAACGCAATTTTGTGCAAGAATGTAAGCTGTATTTAGATGTGTTGCTAAAAAACGATCACGCCCTCATCTACACCATCAACCGCTTAAAAATTATAGAGGTTTTAAATGAAACAAATTTTGATTTCATCTTTTGCTTTGATTTGGTGCTTTTGCCCATCGTGTTAGCTTATAAAAAACAGGCTAAGGTGATCTTAGATGCGCGGGAATACTATCCCGATCAAGATAGCAGTAATATCCGCTGGCGCTATCTTTTTAAAGGTTTTTTTACCCGTTTAGTTGAGACCTACATGCCAAGATGCAACCATATTTTAAGCGTCTCTAAAGGTGTGCAAGCGCTTTATGCTAAAAAGGGAATACAAAGCAGTGTGTTTTACTCCATGCCCTTTTACCACGCCCTTACCCCTACACCTACTAACCCTCATAAAATCCAAATCCTCTACCACGGGGGCGCTAGTTTGAATCGTAGTTTTGAAATCCTTAAACCCATGATGGAATATCTCACACAAACTTTAGGCGATACGCGTTTTTCTCTAACTTTAATGTTAGTGGGTACTCCTGCGCGCTTAAAACAGCTTAAACAAACCCTCAACATGGAACAAATCCGGATTATCCCGCCTGTGGAGTTTAAACAAATCATTCCCTTTAGCAATGCCTTTGATATTGGACTTTATTTTAGCCCGCCACATAATCTCAACATCAAATACGCCATGCCCAATAAGTTTTTTGAATATATCCAAAGCCGTTTGGCTCTTTGTGTTGTACCCAATTTTGAAATGCAAGCCATTATCAAGCGCTATGAAATCGGGGTGGTTAGCCAAACAAGTAGCCCGCAAGATTTAGCCATAGCCTTGCACCAATTGCGCTTAGAAGACATCACACTTTATAAGCAAAACACTAACCAAGCCGCTAAAGAGCTATGCGCTAAACAAAATCAAGAACTGTTATTAAAAATCCTCCAAAGCCTTTAA
- a CDS encoding formamidase, with translation MGSIGSMGKPIEGFLVAAIQFPVPVVNGRADIDKNIESIIRTLHATKAGYPGVELIIFPEYSTQGLNTAKWISEEFILDVPGKETDMYAKACKEAGVFGVFSIMERNPDPNKNPYNTAIIINPKGEIILKYRKLFPWNPIEPWYPGDLGMPVCEGPGGSKLAVCICHDGMIPELAREAAYKGCNVYIRISGYSTQVNDQWILTNRSNAWHNLMYTVSVNLAGYDNVFYYFGEGQICNFDGTTLVQGHRNPWEIVTGEIYPKMADNARLSWGLENNIYNLGHRGYVAKPGGESDAGLTYIKDLAAGKYKLPWEDHMKIKDGSIYGYPTTGGRFGK, from the coding sequence ATGGGCAGTATTGGCAGTATGGGCAAACCCATTGAAGGGTTTTTAGTCGCAGCAATTCAGTTTCCCGTTCCTGTGGTTAATGGCCGGGCAGATATTGATAAGAACATTGAAAGCATTATTAGAACCTTGCATGCCACTAAAGCGGGTTATCCGGGTGTAGAACTCATTATTTTCCCTGAATACAGCACACAAGGTTTAAACACCGCTAAATGGATCAGTGAGGAATTTATTTTAGATGTACCGGGAAAAGAAACAGACATGTATGCTAAAGCTTGTAAAGAAGCAGGTGTTTTTGGCGTATTTTCTATTATGGAGCGCAACCCCGATCCTAACAAAAACCCCTATAACACCGCTATTATTATTAACCCTAAGGGCGAAATCATTTTAAAATACCGCAAACTCTTTCCTTGGAATCCTATTGAGCCTTGGTATCCGGGGGATTTAGGTATGCCCGTATGTGAGGGTCCGGGCGGATCTAAGTTAGCTGTGTGTATTTGCCATGATGGCATGATTCCAGAATTAGCGCGTGAGGCGGCTTATAAGGGTTGTAATGTGTATATCCGCATCTCAGGCTATAGCACACAAGTTAACGATCAATGGATTTTAACCAACCGCTCTAATGCATGGCATAACCTGATGTACACCGTGAGTGTGAATTTGGCCGGTTATGATAATGTCTTTTACTACTTTGGTGAAGGACAAATCTGTAACTTTGATGGTACAACTCTAGTTCAAGGCCATAGAAATCCATGGGAAATTGTAACCGGGGAAATTTATCCTAAAATGGCAGATAATGCCCGTTTGAGCTGGGGCTTGGAAAATAATATTTACAATTTAGGCCACCGTGGATATGTGGCTAAACCGGGCGGTGAGAGCGATGCTGGTTTAACCTATATCAAAGATTTAGCCGCAGGTAAATATAAATTGCCTTGGGAAGATCACATGAAAATTAAAGACGGCTCAATTTATGGTTATCCTACCACTGGCGGAAGGTTTGGCAAGTAA
- a CDS encoding ferritin, with amino-acid sequence MLPQETVKLLNSQVMDEFYSANLYMSMSSWCYTHSFDGAGLFLFNHASDEYAHATKIITYLNENEVGVHLKEVKAPEHAFQSLVEIFEKAYKHEQHITHSINTLVDHMLSHKDYATFNFLQWYVAEQHEEEVLFKNLLDKIKLMGESGHGLYLADQYIKNTTKKS; translated from the coding sequence ATGTTGCCTCAAGAAACCGTTAAGTTGCTCAATAGCCAAGTGATGGATGAGTTTTATTCTGCTAATTTGTATATGAGCATGAGTTCTTGGTGTTATACCCATAGTTTTGATGGAGCTGGGTTGTTTTTATTTAATCATGCTAGCGATGAATACGCCCATGCGACTAAAATCATCACCTATTTAAACGAGAATGAAGTAGGCGTACACCTCAAGGAAGTGAAAGCCCCTGAACATGCGTTTCAAAGTCTGGTAGAAATCTTTGAAAAAGCTTATAAGCATGAACAACACATCACCCACTCTATCAACACTTTGGTAGATCACATGTTAAGTCACAAAGATTACGCTACCTTTAACTTTTTACAATGGTATGTGGCTGAACAGCATGAAGAGGAAGTGCTCTTTAAAAATCTCTTGGATAAAATCAAGTTGATGGGTGAGAGTGGGCATGGCTTGTATCTAGCTGATCAATACATCAAAAACACCACTAAAAAATCTTAA
- a CDS encoding class II aldolase/adducin family protein: MNIYVREVDQKLLEQLQKVSLSMFRKGFFSIFRGSISARMGATRFIINKNNAVFDNLDEESFIVLHDKLDYRWQESSMDTSIHASIYQYFTEARFIAYARPPHAIAYSLNHDHLIPKDYLGCSLLGQEIEIYDPKNYKDWKDRSSSLHLSALGFPIVHFIFIRGDSNAVYHRDAKKADFKGSYAPFKPHLALEASGLDFTLYHLRYCLRLSS; the protein is encoded by the coding sequence ATGAATATCTATGTACGCGAAGTGGATCAAAAATTACTTGAGCAACTCCAAAAGGTATCGCTTTCTATGTTTCGCAAAGGGTTTTTTAGCATTTTTCGCGGTTCTATTTCAGCGCGCATGGGCGCTACGCGTTTTATTATCAATAAAAACAATGCCGTCTTTGATAATTTAGATGAAGAGTCTTTTATTGTTTTACATGATAAATTAGATTACCGCTGGCAAGAATCAAGCATGGATACAAGTATCCATGCAAGTATCTACCAGTATTTTACAGAAGCCCGGTTTATTGCCTATGCAAGACCTCCCCATGCTATCGCCTATTCATTAAACCATGATCATTTAATCCCTAAAGATTATTTGGGTTGTTCGCTTTTAGGGCAAGAAATTGAAATCTACGATCCTAAAAACTATAAAGACTGGAAAGATCGCTCCTCTAGCCTGCATTTAAGTGCGTTAGGCTTTCCTATTGTGCATTTTATTTTTATTAGGGGTGATAGTAATGCGGTGTATCACCGCGACGCTAAAAAAGCAGATTTTAAAGGCTCTTACGCCCCCTTTAAACCACATTTAGCTTTGGAGGCTAGCGGGCTTGATTTTACCCTTTATCATTTGCGCTATTGTCTTAGACTTAGCTCTTAA
- a CDS encoding ATP-binding cassette domain-containing protein has protein sequence MLEIALIKQLSGASGDFDLEINLKLKTPQIIGILGKSGAGKSTLLRMLAGLERPDSGRIYFNKEVWLDTDKKICLPPQKRSVGFVFQDYGLFPHLNVYQNITFANKRDLEKIHAIIDSMELKGLLKRRIDTLSGGQAQRIALARAILRVLDSPQGILCLDEPLNALDSNMRTKLREEIKYLSVHFNLTTLMITHDPIEAYKMADTLVCIQEQSKRHVCQIKIPTRCDDGLLAKVLNSNSNTLTLMLESQVLSLPIKTSLAHGSSVLLKWSTPFKLDVLESLS, from the coding sequence GTGTTAGAGATAGCACTTATTAAGCAGCTTAGTGGCGCTAGTGGGGATTTTGATTTAGAGATTAATCTGAAATTAAAAACCCCGCAAATTATAGGGATTTTAGGCAAATCTGGAGCGGGCAAGAGTACTTTGCTGCGCATGCTAGCTGGATTAGAAAGACCGGATAGCGGGCGGATTTATTTTAATAAGGAAGTGTGGCTAGATACAGATAAAAAAATCTGCCTCCCCCCTCAAAAACGCTCTGTAGGCTTTGTTTTCCAAGATTATGGGCTTTTTCCCCATTTAAATGTGTATCAAAATATCACCTTTGCTAATAAGCGCGATCTAGAAAAAATACATGCCATTATTGATTCAATGGAATTAAAAGGGCTTTTAAAACGCAGAATTGACACCCTTTCAGGTGGACAAGCCCAAAGAATTGCCCTAGCGCGTGCTATTCTTAGAGTACTTGATAGCCCACAGGGAATTTTATGTTTAGATGAACCGCTTAATGCCCTTGATTCTAACATGCGTACAAAACTACGAGAAGAGATCAAGTATTTAAGTGTACATTTTAATCTCACAACTCTTATGATCACCCACGATCCAATAGAGGCTTATAAAATGGCAGATACTCTTGTGTGTATACAAGAACAATCAAAGCGCCATGTATGCCAAATAAAAATCCCTACACGCTGTGATGACGGATTATTAGCCAAAGTCTTAAATAGTAATAGCAATACCCTTACTCTTATGCTTGAATCTCAGGTTTTATCTCTCCCAATTAAGACCTCTTTAGCGCATGGAAGTAGCGTCTTACTCAAATGGTCTACCCCGTTTAAACTAGATGTGTTAGAATCTTTGTCATGA